From Haliotis asinina isolate JCU_RB_2024 chromosome 8, JCU_Hal_asi_v2, whole genome shotgun sequence, a single genomic window includes:
- the LOC137294283 gene encoding lipase-like — MEPATLVFIQKNVTVREKVAQNNGTVRKLSRTIERESGPEQRHGEKESGPEQRHGERESGPEQWQGEKVVQDNVTVREKVAQNNGTVRKKVAQNNGTVRKKVAQNNGTKVVQNNVTVREKVAQNNGTVRKKVAQNNDTLRKKVAQNNGTVREKVVQNNDTVRKLSRAIGRESGPEQRHGQKVVQNNVTVREKVAQNNGTVRKKVAQNNDTLRKKVAQNNGTVREKVVQNNDTVRKLSRTIERESGPEQRHGEKESGPEQRHSEEVVQDNVTVREKVAQNNDTVRKKVAQNNGTVREKVAQNNGTVRKLSRTIERESGPEQRQGERESGPEQGHSEKVVQDNVTVREKVAQNNDTVRKKVAQNNGTVREKVAQNNGTVRKLSRTM, encoded by the exons ATGGAACCAGCTACTCTAGTGTTCATCCAGAagaatgtgacagtgagagagaaagtggcccagaacaacggcacagtgagaaagttgtccagaacaat tgagagagaaagtggcccagaacaacggcacggtgagaaagaaagtggcccagaacaacggcacggtgagagagaaagtggcccagaacaatgGCAAGGTGAGAAAGTTGTCCAggacaatgtgacagtgagagagaaagtggcccagaacaacggcacggtgagaaagaaagtggcccagaacaatgGCACGGTGAGaaagaaagtggcccagaacaacggcacg AAAGTTGTCcagaacaatgtgacagtgagagagaaagtggcccagaacaacggcacggtgagaaagaaagtggcccagaacaacgacACACTGAGaaagaaagtggcccagaacaacggcacagtgagagagaaagtggtccagaacaaTGACACAGTGAGAAAGTTGTCCAGAgcaat TGggagagaaagtggcccagaacaacgacACGGTCAGAAAGTTGTCcagaacaatgtgacagtgagagagaaagtggcccagaacaacggcacggtgagaaagaaagtggcccagaacaacgacACACTGAGaaagaaagtggcccagaacaacggcacagtgagagagaaagtggtccagaacaaTGACACAGTGAGAAAGTTGTCcagaacaat tgagagagaaagtggcccagaacaacggcacggtgagaaagaaagtggcccagaacaacggcacagtGAGGAAGTTGTCCAggacaatgtgacagtgagagagaaagtggcccagaacaacgacACGGTGAGaaagaaagtggcccagaacaacggcacggtgagagagaaagtggcccaaaacaacggcacagtgagaaagttgtccaggacaat tgagagagaaagtggcccagaacaacggcaaggtgagagagaaagtggcccagaacaagggcacagtgagaaagttgtccaggacaatgtgacagtgagagagaaagtggcccagaacaacgacACGGTGAGaaagaaagtggcccagaacaacggcacggtgagagagaaagtggcccaaaacaacggcacagtgagaaagttgtccaggacaatgtga